Proteins co-encoded in one Christiangramia fulva genomic window:
- a CDS encoding acetate/propionate family kinase yields MKNILVINSGSSSLKFQLIQMPSEKVLASGLVERIGLDGAKIHYKTEDSTTSRELEIPDHGAALKKVTDLLMNKESGVIETSEDIDAIGHRVVHGGNTFSKTIVIDEEVKKAVKNLFSLAPLHNPHNLKGIEVAEKLFPNATQVAVFDTAFHSTIPSKAKQYAIPTEFYKDNHIQVYGFHGTSHKYVSEQAVKYLKKEHSRIISIHLGNGCSITAVKDGKSVDHSLGFGPVNGLIMGTRSGDIDQSVIFYMVEHLGYSTREVSDILHHKSGMYGLTGYSDLRDIQQKAAEGDKQCQLALNMNAYRIKKYIGAYAAAMNGLDAIVFTAGIGENSDVIRELVCEDMEYLGIEIDSEKNSQRSRDLRTISTENSKVKILVIPTNEELEIAKQVEELVDGN; encoded by the coding sequence ATGAAAAATATACTCGTCATAAATTCAGGAAGTTCTTCCCTGAAATTTCAACTTATACAAATGCCTTCGGAAAAGGTACTGGCCTCCGGACTGGTAGAAAGAATAGGACTGGATGGTGCCAAAATACACTACAAGACTGAAGATTCTACCACTTCCAGAGAACTGGAAATCCCTGATCATGGCGCAGCCTTAAAAAAGGTGACCGATTTGCTGATGAATAAAGAAAGCGGAGTGATTGAAACTTCCGAAGATATCGATGCTATCGGCCATCGCGTGGTGCATGGCGGAAATACTTTCTCGAAGACCATCGTAATAGACGAAGAAGTGAAAAAGGCTGTAAAAAATCTATTTTCCCTGGCACCGCTCCACAATCCGCACAACCTGAAGGGAATTGAGGTAGCAGAAAAATTGTTCCCCAACGCAACACAGGTGGCGGTTTTTGATACCGCCTTTCACAGCACTATTCCGTCTAAAGCTAAACAATATGCTATCCCAACTGAATTTTATAAGGATAATCATATACAGGTGTATGGTTTTCACGGCACCAGCCATAAATATGTATCAGAGCAGGCGGTAAAATACCTGAAAAAAGAACATTCCAGGATCATCAGTATCCATCTTGGCAACGGCTGCAGCATTACTGCTGTTAAAGATGGAAAAAGTGTGGATCATTCACTCGGTTTCGGACCGGTTAACGGTCTCATTATGGGAACCCGAAGCGGAGACATAGACCAATCGGTTATTTTTTATATGGTGGAACACCTGGGCTATTCTACCAGGGAGGTGAGCGATATTCTTCATCACAAAAGCGGAATGTACGGCCTTACCGGGTATAGCGATCTCAGGGATATTCAGCAAAAAGCTGCAGAGGGTGATAAGCAATGCCAGCTTGCCCTAAATATGAATGCCTACCGCATCAAAAAATATATCGGTGCTTATGCCGCAGCTATGAATGGCCTGGATGCGATTGTTTTTACCGCGGGAATTGGGGAAAACAGCGATGTGATAAGAGAGCTTGTTTGCGAGGATATGGAATACCTGGGGATCGAAATTGATTCTGAAAAGAACTCCCAGCGTTCCCGGGACCTCAGGACAATAAGCACCGAAAATTCTAAAGTCAAGATCCTGGTGATCCCTACGAACGAAGAACTGGAAATTGCAAAGCAGGTGGAAGAATTGGTAGATGGAAATTAA